One Legionella lytica genomic window, TTGAATACAGTGACAGTCTTGAAAGTATTGTACAGCGCCCCTATGATTTTTTTGCTATGGACGAATTTATCGATTGTGGTTATGACTTGATCCTGATTGACACGCCTCCGGCAAAAGGTCCTTTAACGCAAAGTGCTATTCGGGCTGCTACCCATGTGCTAATTCCTTTAGAGCTTAGCAACAAATCATTGCAAGGTTTGGCTGGAATGGTTGATTTGGTCAATCGGCAAAATGTCTATCGTCCCAGCAATTCACAAGCGAAAATTATTGGATTATTGAAAAACAAAGTGGATTACAACAAGCGTACTCCTCAGAATCGTATAATTGACACCATTATGTCTAATCCTATGTTAAGCCAGTTGTTAATTGAAGAGATTGAAGTTCATGATTCTCCAAGAGCTGTTGATATCGATGAAGATCAAGCGCCTATTACGGCACCTTATACCGAATTAAAAGATAATGATCGATTTGCTATTGAAGCACTTGCTTTGGGTGAATTTGTTTATAAAAAAGTATTGGGAGAAAAAGAACGTGTCCATCAAAAAGAAACTAATGGCGAGCTCGTTAACGTCGAAAGTGAATAAACCTGATACGATTACACGTGCAGGCATTACAGCGAATCTAAAATTTACTCGGGGCAAGCAGCTTGTTGAGCATGACCCTTTTTCTCTGATTCCTGACCCACAGAACCCAAGACCAGGTGAAATTATCGACGAAGCCTGGTTGCGGGCTATGTTACATATTGGTACGGAGCAATCTTTATGTAATTTTTCAGAATCTGGTGATTATGTTATTCCTGAATATTCTGAATTGCCTTGTGAGAATAGTGAGTCATTAGAAGACAGTTATAATGCACTTCGTGATTTAGCTTTTTCTATTCGCAATGATGGATTAATTCAGCCAATCGAGATTTTTTTGGCTGACCGACAAAATGATCCAGATTATTTCCGCAATTCAAATTTAGAATATGGCTATGTAATTTTAGAAGGTCATCAACGACGACTTGCTGCAATGATGGCTGGCGTTTCAACAGTGACCTGTATTGAGATCACTGATGAGAGCATGTTAGCTAAGCTAAAAGTGAAACATCGAAAATTAAGAAGACAGTTATCAGAAAATAATCTAAGAAAAGGTTTGACTGTTTCTCAGAACTTTCAAATTGTACAGGCATTATTTTCTGATCCAAGCAGTCACTCGCTCACTAAAAAGGAGTTGTCTGGCATCATTGGTTTTAATGAAAGTATTGCTAGTGCTTTGCGTTCTATCTGTACGAAGCCTGAAAGTTATCCTCCAGTTTTCTTCTCGAGAATTCATGAAAACAAATTAACTTTTAAAACAATTAGGGCCCTGGTTCCTAAATCATATGATGAAATAGAGCATGCTTTAACTGCCGAACCTGATTTAAATGAAACTCAACTTAGTATTCCTCTTGAAAAAAGCCCTAAGCCTCGTGGAAGACAAGGTGGCGCTATCAAGAAGTCTGCTACGTTTAAGGTAAATGATGAGCAGGAGTCCATTAAGATGCAAACATTATTACTTTCCAGGTTTCCAGAAATTGAAGAGATTGAAGGTGAATTGTCTTTTAAGAGCCTAGAACGGGTTTTAAATATAATTAAGGAAATGGCTGCTGGAGAGTTAGCGTGACCCGGGTCACGCTTCCGTAACTTATTGATAAATAAAGAAAAAATTACATTTTTGATTTTTTTGATTCTAACAAGGGAAGCTTATGACTGAAAAAAGAAAAAGTAAAAAGTTGTTTTTTGCTTCGCCACAAAAAAAGGAAAAATGGCTTGTATGCATACGCTTTCCAAGAGACATTAAA contains:
- a CDS encoding ParB/RepB/Spo0J family partition protein is translated as MSIKKKLMASSLTSKVNKPDTITRAGITANLKFTRGKQLVEHDPFSLIPDPQNPRPGEIIDEAWLRAMLHIGTEQSLCNFSESGDYVIPEYSELPCENSESLEDSYNALRDLAFSIRNDGLIQPIEIFLADRQNDPDYFRNSNLEYGYVILEGHQRRLAAMMAGVSTVTCIEITDESMLAKLKVKHRKLRRQLSENNLRKGLTVSQNFQIVQALFSDPSSHSLTKKELSGIIGFNESIASALRSICTKPESYPPVFFSRIHENKLTFKTIRALVPKSYDEIEHALTAEPDLNETQLSIPLEKSPKPRGRQGGAIKKSATFKVNDEQESIKMQTLLLSRFPEIEEIEGELSFKSLERVLNIIKEMAAGELA
- a CDS encoding ParA family protein; the protein is MATKKPKVLVVANNKGGVGKSLISQLISTYIAFKKNKKVLVLDFDPQGNMSYRFLRDTRIRDMSSYKPPLHPDYDPNNPDDDGWDGRSSALDMWTENPVVPYPTDLENLDILPSDAGLIKDIEAFEYSDSLESIVQRPYDFFAMDEFIDCGYDLILIDTPPAKGPLTQSAIRAATHVLIPLELSNKSLQGLAGMVDLVNRQNVYRPSNSQAKIIGLLKNKVDYNKRTPQNRIIDTIMSNPMLSQLLIEEIEVHDSPRAVDIDEDQAPITAPYTELKDNDRFAIEALALGEFVYKKVLGEKERVHQKETNGELVNVESE